In one window of Vibrio pelagius DNA:
- a CDS encoding HlyD family secretion protein — translation MTDSKPTAQTKNKKRNKAPLIATAIMLALGLSGGGYWYGYGQYFESTDNAYLQGDITNISPKVSGYITTSYVHDNQVVNKGDLLVEIDDRDYQTALSQANAHLAVVETSVSNLLAQKELQNSQILQAASRVDSAKAEYERSLQQTQRSRSLLTRNYASQDEVDSMLAQQKVALAALEEAKANLVASHDQLTVIDSEIEQAKASVTEAIAQRDQAQLNLDYTKVYAPTSGVIGKRSVREGLLVQAGTPLMSLVPNGDIWIEANFKETQLNGIHQGQSVEIELDAFPGHPLEGTVDSFSPATGAKFALLPPENATGNFTKIVQRVPVKITIPDQKELKGRLLPGLSVVATIDTRG, via the coding sequence ATGACCGATTCAAAGCCAACAGCTCAAACTAAAAACAAGAAACGCAACAAGGCACCACTGATTGCAACTGCAATTATGTTAGCGCTCGGCCTCAGTGGAGGTGGTTACTGGTACGGCTATGGCCAATATTTTGAATCAACAGATAATGCCTATTTGCAGGGTGACATCACTAACATTAGTCCAAAAGTATCGGGCTACATTACCACCTCATATGTGCATGATAACCAAGTCGTCAATAAGGGTGACCTATTGGTTGAAATTGACGATCGAGACTATCAAACCGCGCTATCTCAAGCCAATGCTCACTTAGCGGTTGTTGAAACAAGTGTATCCAACCTATTGGCTCAAAAAGAACTGCAAAACAGTCAAATTCTACAGGCCGCAAGTCGCGTTGACTCGGCCAAAGCAGAATATGAGCGTTCACTGCAACAGACGCAACGCTCACGCAGCTTACTTACTCGCAACTATGCCTCTCAAGATGAAGTCGACAGTATGTTGGCTCAACAAAAAGTGGCTCTAGCTGCGCTTGAAGAAGCGAAGGCGAACCTTGTAGCAAGCCATGACCAGTTGACTGTTATAGACAGTGAGATTGAACAAGCAAAAGCTTCGGTGACAGAAGCGATCGCTCAACGTGATCAAGCGCAGCTCAACCTCGATTACACCAAAGTATACGCACCTACTTCAGGTGTGATTGGTAAACGAAGCGTTCGTGAAGGTCTATTAGTGCAAGCTGGGACTCCGTTGATGAGCTTAGTACCAAACGGAGACATCTGGATTGAAGCGAACTTCAAAGAGACTCAACTCAATGGCATTCACCAAGGACAGAGCGTTGAAATTGAACTCGATGCGTTCCCCGGCCACCCATTGGAAGGCACAGTGGATAGTTTTTCACCGGCGACCGGGGCGAAATTTGCGCTACTCCCACCTGAAAATGCGACTGGTAACTTCACAAAGATTGTTCAACGCGTTCCTGTGAAGATCACCATACCCGATCAGAAAGAACTCAAAGGTCGCCTGCTACCTGGATTGTCTGTTGTCGCGACAATCGATACTCGAGGCTAA
- a CDS encoding Hpt domain-containing protein, whose translation MLDFDALNAYLDNDQDVIFAVLSTYQEDHANSLEEIKDLVAQQDWGKLHFTVHTLKGILVSFGEETATSALENVEQNALKDLAPSDEDLAVIYSEVKVINQQIEEVLASY comes from the coding sequence ATGCTAGATTTTGACGCTTTAAACGCCTATTTAGATAATGATCAAGACGTAATTTTCGCCGTTCTATCGACTTATCAAGAAGACCATGCAAATTCTCTCGAGGAAATTAAAGACCTTGTCGCACAACAAGATTGGGGCAAATTACACTTTACTGTTCATACTTTGAAAGGGATATTGGTGAGCTTTGGCGAAGAGACTGCAACCTCCGCTTTAGAAAACGTAGAACAAAATGCGCTCAAAGACTTAGCACCATCCGATGAGGATCTAGCGGTTATTTACAGTGAAGTGAAAGTCATTAACCAACAGATCGAAGAAGTTCTCGCTAGTTATTGA
- a CDS encoding DUF3131 domain-containing protein, whose translation MRTISLGLITLAIVGCGSKYNQFSDDIVDRNTHWTVPKPRQGELTEKEMDMARIAWKYFENNYQESTGLVNAVNNYPSVTWWDAASYLAGMTSAYELGIIEKEEFDRRLVRFLTTLNTLDLFMGELPNKAYNTQTAAKVDYGNQPGEIGYSALDLGRLMIWLYILKNRYPEFATSIDSVMLRWNYCNVVDENGTMFGALLEPGKEVQYLQEGRLGYEEYAAKGFELWGFDTTQAAMAEPYATINLFGYDIPYDTRDPRKLKAHSYVVTESYVLDGIELGWDLVEDRSPHDSRYSHEWMAEFALQIYRVQEERYKQTGIITARTEHQLAGAPYFVYDTIYTDGFAWNTISEVGEYLPQYAAVAIKGAMGMWVLWDTEYTDLLFDHVSTAYDREKGFYEGIFENGTGLINTFTSNNNGITLEILLYKKQGKLLQYKDQLAPSLWEKALESPFGYEGQCLPRKKIKPVE comes from the coding sequence ATGCGAACGATTAGTCTTGGCTTGATCACTCTTGCAATCGTTGGTTGCGGTAGTAAATACAATCAATTCTCTGATGATATTGTTGACCGAAATACACACTGGACTGTCCCTAAACCTCGTCAAGGCGAGCTGACGGAGAAAGAGATGGATATGGCTCGTATCGCTTGGAAGTATTTTGAAAATAACTACCAAGAGTCGACGGGCTTGGTAAATGCGGTAAATAACTATCCATCTGTGACATGGTGGGATGCGGCATCCTATCTCGCGGGCATGACCAGTGCGTATGAGTTAGGGATTATTGAAAAAGAAGAGTTTGATAGACGACTTGTTCGTTTCCTAACAACTTTAAATACGCTCGACCTATTCATGGGGGAGTTACCAAACAAGGCGTATAACACCCAAACCGCGGCAAAAGTGGACTACGGTAACCAACCGGGTGAAATTGGGTATTCAGCTCTCGACTTAGGTCGTTTGATGATTTGGCTTTATATCCTTAAGAACCGTTACCCTGAATTCGCCACGAGTATCGACTCGGTGATGTTAAGGTGGAACTACTGTAACGTGGTGGATGAAAACGGCACCATGTTTGGCGCGCTACTTGAACCTGGAAAAGAGGTACAGTACCTCCAAGAAGGGCGACTTGGTTATGAAGAGTATGCAGCCAAAGGCTTTGAATTGTGGGGGTTTGATACGACTCAAGCGGCCATGGCCGAACCTTACGCCACGATTAACCTTTTCGGTTATGACATTCCTTACGATACGCGTGATCCGCGTAAACTAAAAGCACATAGTTACGTTGTAACTGAAAGTTATGTGTTGGATGGTATTGAATTGGGCTGGGACTTGGTGGAAGACCGAAGTCCACACGATTCCAGATATTCACATGAATGGATGGCTGAGTTTGCTCTACAAATCTATCGTGTACAGGAAGAACGTTACAAGCAAACCGGTATTATTACCGCGCGGACGGAGCACCAATTAGCCGGTGCGCCTTACTTCGTCTACGACACTATTTATACCGATGGTTTTGCATGGAACACCATCTCTGAAGTGGGTGAGTATCTGCCTCAGTACGCAGCGGTCGCCATTAAAGGCGCGATGGGGATGTGGGTTCTCTGGGATACCGAATACACCGACCTGTTGTTTGATCATGTTTCTACCGCTTACGATCGAGAGAAAGGTTTCTATGAAGGTATCTTCGAGAATGGGACTGGTCTGATTAACACTTTCACCTCCAATAATAACGGCATCACACTAGAGATCTTGTTGTATAAAAAACAGGGAAAATTACTTCAATACAAAGACCAGTTAGCACCGAGCTTATGGGAGAAAGCATTGGAGTCACCATTCGGTTATGAAGGGCAGTGTTTGCCTCGTAAAAAAATCAAACCCGTAGAATAA
- a CDS encoding DHA2 family efflux MFS transporter permease subunit yields the protein MSEVINNSALSEQTNSEVPTRHWIALFGGLIGAFMAILDIQITNSSLKDIQGALSATLDESSWISTSYLVAEMIAIPLSGWLSKALGKRRYLTWTTAIFTLSSLLCSFSWNMTSMIVFRAMQGFSGGALIPLAFSLVIQLLPLNKRAVGMALFGVTATFAPSIGPTFGGWLTENLSWHYIFYINIPPALLVITMIRYGLDDEKLDLASLKKADWFGIATMALGLGCLEVVLEEGNREEWFSSSFIVTLAIISAVSLVYFIINELQHKKPLVNLRLLKDSQFALSCIAYLILGMALLGSIYVLPLYLTQIQQYNAMEIGEVLMWMGFPQLLIFPLVPKLTQVIKPKYLVTFGFAMFGLSCFVNTHMTVDFGGQQLILSMILRAIGSPFIMVPLSLVAMKNINRMDTPDASTLTNVMRNLGGAFSIAVIATLLDNKTREHLAHIKESLPSVSQLGWQTLQQQQAFFIQSGSDAATAMQQAQASLLATMQRDAAIMAYNDVFLMMTAFLAFASFLIFNMKD from the coding sequence ATGAGTGAAGTTATTAATAACTCGGCACTCTCTGAACAAACGAATAGTGAGGTACCAACTCGTCACTGGATCGCACTCTTTGGAGGGCTAATCGGTGCGTTTATGGCGATCTTAGATATCCAGATCACCAACTCTTCACTCAAAGACATTCAAGGTGCACTCTCAGCCACACTCGATGAGAGTTCATGGATCTCTACCTCATATTTAGTTGCAGAGATGATTGCGATACCACTAAGTGGTTGGTTATCTAAAGCGCTCGGTAAACGCCGTTACCTCACTTGGACAACCGCTATTTTTACCCTTTCATCGTTGCTCTGCTCTTTCTCATGGAATATGACCTCAATGATCGTGTTCCGCGCGATGCAAGGCTTCAGTGGAGGCGCGTTAATCCCACTCGCATTTTCATTGGTTATCCAGCTACTACCTCTCAACAAACGAGCAGTTGGTATGGCGCTGTTTGGGGTGACCGCAACATTCGCACCGTCGATTGGCCCTACATTTGGTGGCTGGTTAACTGAGAACCTGTCTTGGCACTACATTTTCTACATCAACATCCCACCAGCACTGTTGGTGATCACCATGATTCGTTATGGACTTGATGATGAAAAGCTTGATTTAGCCTCGCTGAAAAAAGCAGACTGGTTTGGTATCGCGACCATGGCTCTGGGACTTGGCTGCTTAGAAGTCGTGCTAGAGGAAGGCAATCGCGAAGAGTGGTTCAGCTCAAGCTTTATCGTCACGCTCGCCATTATATCTGCAGTCAGTTTGGTCTATTTCATCATCAACGAATTGCAACATAAGAAGCCATTAGTCAACTTACGCTTGCTCAAGGATAGTCAATTCGCGCTATCTTGTATCGCCTATCTAATTTTAGGTATGGCGCTCTTAGGATCCATCTACGTACTGCCTTTGTATCTCACCCAGATACAACAATACAACGCGATGGAAATTGGTGAAGTACTTATGTGGATGGGTTTTCCACAACTGCTAATTTTTCCACTGGTGCCAAAACTTACACAAGTCATCAAACCCAAATACCTCGTCACATTTGGTTTCGCGATGTTTGGTTTAAGTTGCTTTGTAAACACCCATATGACAGTTGATTTTGGTGGGCAACAGTTGATTCTATCAATGATTCTGCGTGCAATTGGCAGCCCGTTTATTATGGTACCTCTATCCTTAGTGGCGATGAAAAACATCAATAGAATGGACACACCAGACGCATCGACACTCACAAATGTCATGAGAAACTTAGGCGGTGCGTTTAGTATCGCGGTCATTGCGACATTACTGGACAATAAAACTCGCGAGCATTTAGCGCATATAAAAGAGTCTTTACCCTCAGTGAGCCAACTTGGTTGGCAAACATTGCAACAGCAGCAAGCGTTTTTCATTCAATCAGGTAGTGATGCAGCGACGGCCATGCAGCAAGCACAAGCTAGCCTACTCGCCACAATGCAACGCGACGCCGCTATCATGGCTTACAATGACGTGTTTTTAATGATGACTGCGTTTCTCGCCTTTGCGTCCTTTCTCATATTCAATATGAAGGACTAA
- a CDS encoding family 16 glycosylhydrolase has protein sequence MVPPKTYCALAVSLALTSSFVSAESFDDPLRTFDESRWWLSDGWENGFPFLSRWEAKSATFNKKGLTLDLAPDGKQDEEGELRFYGGEFRSHEFFPYGCFEIDMKPARAPGVVSSFFLFSGPYDKPEGGSGRHNEIDIEFLGSNTNMVQLNFWTDDDDYTNSHETLIFLGFDASKAFHRYGIYWGEDRIEWFVDGQLVLRVNNNPYDPTPSIESSYLRVMANIWATDPEISNWAGKFRENKVRQYRAKYRNFSFKENERCKTK, from the coding sequence ATGGTGCCACCCAAAACCTATTGTGCTTTAGCTGTATCACTGGCTTTGACAAGCTCGTTTGTCAGTGCGGAAAGCTTCGATGATCCCTTGCGAACCTTTGATGAAAGCCGTTGGTGGTTATCGGATGGTTGGGAGAACGGTTTCCCGTTCTTAAGTCGTTGGGAAGCTAAGTCGGCTACGTTCAATAAAAAGGGTTTAACCTTGGATCTAGCTCCAGATGGGAAGCAAGACGAAGAGGGTGAGTTGCGCTTCTACGGTGGGGAGTTTCGCAGCCATGAATTTTTTCCTTACGGATGCTTTGAGATCGATATGAAGCCTGCTCGAGCTCCCGGTGTGGTCAGCTCATTTTTCTTGTTCTCGGGGCCTTATGATAAACCGGAAGGTGGTAGTGGCCGACATAACGAGATCGATATTGAGTTTTTAGGGTCTAATACCAACATGGTTCAGTTGAACTTTTGGACAGACGACGATGATTATACCAACTCACACGAAACCCTGATTTTCCTTGGTTTTGACGCTTCTAAGGCTTTTCATCGTTATGGCATTTACTGGGGAGAAGATCGGATTGAGTGGTTTGTAGACGGGCAGTTAGTACTTCGTGTTAATAACAATCCCTACGACCCAACCCCAAGCATAGAAAGTTCCTATCTTAGAGTGATGGCTAATATCTGGGCAACAGATCCGGAGATTAGTAACTGGGCGGGTAAATTCCGTGAAAATAAAGTCAGACAGTATCGTGCAAAATACCGGAATTTTAGTTTCAAGGAAAATGAGAGGTGCAAAACAAAATAA
- a CDS encoding response regulator, translating to MTMKLPPDLSILIVDDSKSATILIKQQLVSLGISHDKIYIATDYRQAIRTVERHTLDVLLIDYHLEQTFTGFELLGILYRKRLIDHTVATILLSGDMRQETVLTALSGEAHHFISKPIKTPILGNKIALAVEESHQITQQKQYYPIDTPAALQQALSVPNTQKSVQYEASLIEHLIGAEQWELLAYVLRESATNMHPTKLVAEALVLDSLGKAQQAIDKLHNYLIARPLSLNVIDCLSCIYEKHNMLLPALKLAIRAFELTPSISHRAIRAIDLAESADNIQILITLGQMYATNISPADIDVINSISNYFHSLQVAYEKETSVANKRSLLEQANQFTNQVNLKLTQHQQQQVLAALSVFQCQVLHLEGNHQLAHQKLIRAAALLCHVLNETPTVLLNQLLPLLNIYGEYSLYRDLGDFLKARGESNNQFTLGHDTNPINCLNMDSLGSIQQLKDYINTYPYSVAAKLDYLFAVNKTQTEEKLTNEFIAQLQQLELPYKWNRWISESARSGFSTKPPSPLSLCN from the coding sequence ATGACAATGAAGTTGCCACCTGACCTGAGCATTTTGATTGTCGATGATTCGAAAAGCGCCACCATACTTATAAAACAACAATTAGTGAGCCTTGGAATCTCGCACGACAAAATCTACATCGCTACGGACTACCGCCAAGCAATAAGAACTGTCGAAAGACACACCTTAGATGTACTTTTAATTGATTATCATCTTGAGCAAACATTCACGGGGTTCGAGTTACTCGGTATTCTTTATCGTAAACGTTTGATAGATCATACAGTAGCAACCATTTTATTGTCAGGTGACATGCGCCAAGAAACCGTGTTAACGGCCTTATCTGGCGAGGCTCATCACTTTATATCGAAACCAATTAAGACCCCAATCCTTGGAAATAAAATTGCTCTTGCGGTTGAAGAATCCCATCAAATAACGCAGCAGAAGCAGTACTATCCAATCGATACTCCCGCAGCATTACAGCAAGCATTGTCTGTGCCCAATACACAAAAAAGCGTGCAGTATGAGGCGAGCCTAATCGAACACTTAATCGGTGCTGAACAGTGGGAACTGTTAGCGTATGTTCTTCGAGAATCAGCGACCAACATGCACCCAACCAAATTGGTTGCTGAAGCATTAGTGCTCGATAGTCTAGGTAAAGCTCAGCAAGCCATCGACAAACTTCATAACTACCTGATCGCTCGCCCTTTATCTCTGAACGTGATCGACTGTTTGAGCTGCATTTACGAAAAACACAACATGCTGCTTCCTGCACTGAAATTGGCTATTCGCGCGTTTGAACTCACGCCAAGCATCAGTCACCGAGCGATTAGAGCCATAGACCTTGCAGAAAGTGCCGATAACATACAAATCTTGATTACGTTGGGGCAGATGTATGCAACCAACATTTCGCCAGCAGATATCGATGTTATAAATTCAATTTCTAACTATTTCCACTCACTTCAAGTGGCCTATGAGAAGGAGACCAGTGTTGCCAACAAACGCTCACTTCTTGAGCAAGCGAACCAATTTACGAATCAAGTTAATTTGAAACTAACGCAACATCAACAGCAACAAGTGTTAGCCGCTTTGTCTGTATTCCAGTGTCAGGTTTTGCATCTAGAAGGTAATCATCAGTTAGCCCATCAAAAACTCATCCGGGCAGCGGCACTGCTCTGTCATGTATTAAATGAAACTCCCACTGTACTGCTAAACCAGCTGCTTCCTCTCCTTAATATCTACGGAGAGTATTCTTTATACCGAGACTTAGGGGATTTCCTTAAAGCGCGAGGAGAATCAAACAATCAATTTACGCTAGGGCATGATACCAACCCAATCAATTGCCTCAATATGGATAGTCTGGGATCTATACAACAACTGAAAGACTACATTAACACTTATCCCTATTCCGTTGCTGCAAAACTTGACTATCTATTTGCCGTCAACAAAACTCAAACAGAAGAAAAACTTACGAATGAATTCATTGCGCAATTACAACAGTTAGAGTTGCCTTATAAATGGAATCGATGGATTAGTGAATCTGCCAGGTCCGGTTTTTCTACCAAGCCACCGAGCCCACTTTCACTATGTAACTGA
- a CDS encoding glycosyltransferase, with amino-acid sequence MDTSLSTAIELLNKSNEKFDLTEPQHQQSLLRLADRLLQLDKLSNQDLKDLSIQFNAPLEFKLAVKLVESRRETQSICQPIKIGVVFAMWGEHNRLNPKSADNLHGEDSLRTKVEQLQWVTNGTNVDWTLYAVDDGCPHGSAEIARSIKQTYDAGIRAKIKVLKLEDALPVASGALRNLASADDSRKGGAIILGCEQSLEDGVDAVLYTDADNSVHLGQIGLALAPYSRDGKQVVLGNRKHPDSILVKQEERWGVGIKTLRHMQRMIGAQIFDSGIKDTQAAFKLYGRDILQKILENPTVFDFSFDTDWIFAAMEFNQPIVTVPFAFIDSAAESASVVQGPMTTWYVLLDGLVKAAKARGGSYSEEMADVFTREINSHKDLELLIDVLPPELASARDSDLGNPKIMSPQSVQHWISSAKSLNARASAPA; translated from the coding sequence ATGGATACTTCTTTGTCTACCGCTATTGAGCTCTTAAATAAATCGAATGAAAAGTTTGATTTGACTGAGCCACAACATCAACAAAGCTTACTCAGGCTAGCAGACCGTTTACTACAGCTAGATAAACTCTCAAACCAAGACCTCAAAGACCTTTCAATTCAGTTTAATGCGCCACTCGAATTCAAGTTGGCGGTGAAGCTTGTCGAATCACGCAGAGAAACACAGTCAATTTGTCAGCCGATTAAAATTGGCGTGGTATTCGCGATGTGGGGAGAGCACAATCGCTTGAATCCCAAGTCGGCAGATAATCTGCACGGCGAAGATTCACTCAGAACGAAAGTGGAGCAACTTCAATGGGTAACGAACGGCACTAATGTTGATTGGACACTGTATGCGGTTGACGACGGGTGTCCACATGGAAGTGCGGAAATTGCTCGTTCTATTAAACAAACCTACGACGCAGGTATTCGAGCTAAGATCAAAGTACTTAAACTGGAGGATGCACTACCTGTGGCATCTGGTGCTCTTCGCAATTTAGCGAGTGCAGACGACTCTAGAAAGGGTGGAGCGATTATTCTTGGCTGTGAGCAGTCCTTGGAAGATGGTGTTGATGCTGTTCTTTATACCGATGCCGATAACTCTGTCCATTTGGGGCAAATAGGTTTAGCTCTCGCTCCATATAGCCGTGATGGAAAGCAAGTCGTATTGGGTAACCGCAAACATCCTGACTCCATTTTAGTGAAACAAGAAGAGCGATGGGGTGTTGGTATTAAGACGTTACGTCATATGCAGCGTATGATAGGTGCGCAGATTTTTGATAGTGGTATTAAGGATACGCAAGCGGCATTCAAATTATATGGTAGAGATATCTTACAGAAAATTCTTGAAAACCCGACAGTGTTTGACTTCTCATTTGATACGGATTGGATCTTCGCTGCAATGGAGTTCAACCAACCGATTGTAACTGTGCCATTTGCATTCATTGATTCAGCTGCAGAGTCGGCGTCAGTGGTTCAAGGGCCGATGACCACGTGGTATGTATTGCTGGATGGATTAGTAAAGGCCGCGAAAGCAAGAGGGGGCTCTTACAGTGAAGAGATGGCGGATGTGTTCACGCGAGAAATCAATTCACATAAAGATCTCGAACTGCTCATTGATGTGCTTCCTCCCGAGCTCGCTTCAGCAAGAGATAGCGATTTAGGCAACCCGAAAATAATGTCTCCTCAGTCGGTACAACATTGGATTTCTAGTGCTAAATCCTTGAATGCCAGAGCAAGTGCACCAGCATAA
- a CDS encoding DUF3131 domain-containing protein has product MLKKWSLLLLSVSVSGCGVVYQGVTNGVDSFSQSQVFRQGRHASLTEEELMWAQTAWKYIDNNTQVTTGLVNSIDNFPTTNMAGLADYLISLIAAREFEFISNKEYDERLTLVLSFLNKMELSYGLAPNKVYSTQSGGMVNYGNQPQDIGWSSLDVGRLLIALAIVKRHSPEFSEYVDKAVLRWNFCELISLDGELYGSMIQDGQLIRYKEGRLGLEEYTSYGYLDWQIVPEKAMNIEPYDVATIYDIDLIFDGRDPRVFNVLRPIYSTPYLWMGLEFNWDKVGDTTSSDSKHTNNTLAAMADAIYQVQEARWDNERIYTARGEHVVTGEPYFVYDAIYGLGTPWITLAEDGSSHDEKALVSTRVAFQMWALWKTDYTDRLMTLVKELYDPQRGWYEGRYELTSAYEKSISLKTNAGVLEALLYKQSGKLYKANKSKEYRDVKFNSRFDHPGKCMVETFR; this is encoded by the coding sequence ATGCTGAAGAAGTGGAGTTTACTTCTGTTATCGGTGTCTGTATCTGGCTGCGGTGTGGTTTACCAAGGTGTGACCAACGGTGTTGATTCGTTTAGCCAATCACAGGTATTTCGACAAGGTCGTCATGCGTCGTTGACTGAAGAAGAACTGATGTGGGCGCAAACGGCGTGGAAGTATATCGATAACAATACCCAAGTTACGACGGGTTTAGTGAATAGTATTGATAACTTTCCTACCACGAATATGGCAGGTTTGGCGGATTATCTTATCTCGTTGATTGCTGCGAGAGAGTTTGAATTCATCTCAAACAAAGAGTATGACGAGCGTCTAACTTTGGTTCTGAGTTTTCTTAACAAGATGGAGCTTAGCTACGGCCTCGCACCTAATAAGGTGTACAGCACGCAAAGTGGTGGCATGGTTAACTATGGCAACCAGCCACAAGATATTGGTTGGTCATCACTCGATGTTGGCCGTCTTCTAATCGCACTCGCCATTGTAAAGAGACACTCTCCTGAATTCTCCGAATACGTCGATAAGGCAGTATTGCGTTGGAACTTTTGTGAGTTGATTAGCCTTGATGGAGAGCTTTATGGGAGCATGATTCAGGACGGCCAATTGATTCGATATAAAGAGGGGCGCTTGGGGCTAGAAGAGTACACATCTTACGGTTATTTGGACTGGCAGATCGTGCCTGAAAAAGCGATGAACATAGAGCCCTACGATGTAGCGACGATTTACGATATCGATCTTATTTTTGACGGTCGTGATCCGCGGGTATTTAATGTTTTACGTCCAATTTACTCAACACCCTATTTGTGGATGGGGCTTGAGTTCAACTGGGATAAAGTCGGGGACACGACGTCAAGTGACTCAAAACATACCAATAACACGCTAGCAGCAATGGCAGACGCCATCTATCAAGTGCAAGAGGCACGTTGGGATAACGAGCGAATTTACACTGCGCGTGGAGAGCATGTTGTTACTGGTGAACCTTATTTCGTTTACGATGCGATATATGGCTTGGGTACGCCTTGGATAACACTGGCCGAAGATGGTTCTTCACATGATGAGAAAGCGCTAGTGTCAACGCGTGTTGCTTTTCAAATGTGGGCTCTATGGAAGACCGATTATACCGACCGACTAATGACGCTAGTAAAAGAGCTGTATGATCCGCAGAGAGGGTGGTATGAAGGTCGTTATGAACTTACCAGTGCTTATGAAAAAAGCATCAGTTTGAAGACCAATGCAGGCGTGCTTGAGGCTCTGTTGTACAAGCAGAGTGGTAAGCTTTACAAAGCCAATAAGTCAAAAGAGTACCGCGACGTTAAGTTTAACTCCCGTTTTGATCATCCCGGAAAATGTATGGTGGAGACATTCCGATGA
- a CDS encoding LysR family transcriptional regulator, with amino-acid sequence MDLNAVSVFVQVVECGSFTHAAEVLDMTKSTVSRKLAELELHLGVRLVTRSTRSLVLTPEGERFYTSSLQMLEIMSQAELEVTANQDLIRGPLRVVFPVELGQQVLAPYIHQFLHEHPSVTMNLELTNREVDIVGEGIDVYAQIGDLVDSSLISRYLATSARVIVASPQYLKNFGSIDSHKDLVSPHKMIQVSNKAVRVPKLTITPTDGEPIPIELPSQLRVNTVTACLSACIDGLGIAVLPEFICREHFEPGKLVQLLPDYKMPDVTVSLVYAERQLMPKRKKAFIDYLLNSVNKGESRTK; translated from the coding sequence ATGGATCTCAATGCTGTGTCCGTTTTCGTACAAGTGGTGGAGTGTGGAAGTTTCACTCATGCAGCCGAAGTTCTGGATATGACAAAATCCACGGTCAGTCGTAAGTTGGCCGAGTTAGAGCTGCATTTAGGCGTGAGACTGGTCACGCGCTCTACGCGAAGTTTGGTATTAACTCCAGAAGGTGAGCGGTTTTATACATCGAGTCTGCAAATGCTTGAAATCATGAGCCAAGCAGAGTTGGAAGTGACAGCTAATCAAGATTTGATACGTGGACCACTGCGTGTTGTGTTTCCTGTTGAGCTAGGCCAACAAGTATTGGCCCCTTACATTCATCAATTCCTACATGAGCACCCAAGTGTGACGATGAATTTGGAGTTAACTAACCGTGAGGTTGACATTGTAGGTGAGGGGATCGATGTGTACGCGCAGATCGGGGATCTTGTTGATTCGAGTTTGATATCGCGATATTTGGCAACTTCGGCCAGAGTTATTGTCGCCAGCCCGCAGTATTTAAAGAACTTTGGGAGCATTGATTCACATAAAGATCTCGTTTCCCCACACAAGATGATTCAAGTATCGAACAAAGCCGTGAGGGTACCAAAACTGACCATAACTCCAACTGATGGTGAGCCGATTCCAATTGAACTGCCTTCTCAACTAAGAGTCAATACAGTGACTGCATGTCTGAGTGCATGCATTGACGGGCTAGGTATCGCGGTCTTACCAGAGTTCATCTGTCGTGAGCACTTTGAGCCGGGTAAATTGGTTCAATTACTGCCTGACTATAAGATGCCTGATGTCACAGTGAGTTTAGTGTATGCCGAGAGGCAATTGATGCCTAAACGAAAGAAAGCGTTTATCGACTATCTTTTAAATTCCGTGAATAAGGGAGAAAGTCGTACGAAATGA